Proteins encoded together in one Thermococcus gammatolerans EJ3 window:
- the cas4 gene encoding CRISPR-associated protein Cas4 — MNGEFIEFYASEALSCPRRIYFRLMGYPERWPENVKVRLTQGINTHGVLGEILNKRFGFELEKHLVLRSRKLGFEIHGRIDAFREFPIEIKGKTSLPRVPYESHLAQLNVYLRWAEAEYGYLYYVKLHERPLTVISKLDFSNFPVIKGPNFRAFEIPYDEKLFKETLRHFYNVKKAYERGKPPKGEYSYLCRFCPYRYLCYPEGNGFERD, encoded by the coding sequence ATGAACGGGGAGTTCATTGAGTTCTACGCAAGCGAAGCACTGAGCTGTCCGAGGCGCATTTACTTTCGTTTGATGGGCTATCCAGAGAGGTGGCCCGAGAACGTGAAGGTCAGGCTTACTCAGGGCATAAACACTCACGGTGTCTTAGGAGAGATACTGAACAAGAGATTCGGCTTTGAGCTGGAAAAACACCTCGTTTTGAGATCGAGAAAGCTGGGATTTGAGATCCACGGCAGAATAGACGCCTTTCGAGAGTTCCCTATTGAGATTAAGGGTAAAACAAGCCTCCCTAGGGTTCCCTACGAGTCTCACCTCGCCCAGCTCAACGTGTACCTTAGATGGGCGGAGGCTGAATACGGGTACCTCTACTATGTCAAGCTCCACGAGAGACCTTTAACTGTGATAAGCAAGCTTGATTTCTCCAATTTTCCCGTTATCAAGGGGCCCAACTTCAGGGCCTTCGAAATACCGTACGATGAAAAACTCTTTAAGGAGACCTTGCGCCACTTCTACAACGTCAAAAAAGCTTACGAACGGGGCAAACCACCAAAGGGGGAGTATTCGTACCTGTGCAGGTTCTGTCCCTACAGGTATCTATGTTACCCTGAGGGAAACGGGTTTGAGAGGGATTGA
- the taw2 gene encoding tRNA(Phe) (4-demethylwyosine(37)-C(7)) aminocarboxypropyltransferase Taw2: MRRGTQVIKPRIREILGRELPAELVNLLPKHWVRIGDVLILPLREELEPYKHRIAEVYAEVLGVKTVLRKGRISGEFRETNYEVLYGSDTVTVHVENGIKYKLDVARIMFSPANVKERVRMAKVARPGEMVVDMFAGIGHLSLPMAVHGGARVIAIEKSPYTFKFLVENIELNGVWDRMTAYNIDNREFPAENVADRVIMGYVVRTHEFIPKALSIAKDGAVIHYHNTVPERLMPEEPFRTFREIAREYGVEVEKLNELVIKRYAPGVWHVVVDVRVFK, encoded by the coding sequence ATGAGGAGAGGGACACAGGTAATAAAGCCAAGGATACGTGAAATACTGGGCAGGGAGCTTCCCGCCGAGCTGGTGAACCTCCTGCCAAAGCACTGGGTCAGGATAGGGGACGTTCTCATTCTTCCCCTCAGGGAGGAGCTTGAACCCTACAAACACAGAATAGCCGAAGTCTACGCCGAAGTTCTTGGGGTTAAAACCGTTCTCAGGAAGGGGCGGATCTCGGGGGAGTTCAGGGAGACGAACTATGAAGTTCTCTACGGAAGCGATACGGTAACCGTTCACGTGGAAAACGGCATCAAATACAAGCTTGATGTGGCGAGGATAATGTTCTCCCCGGCGAACGTTAAAGAAAGGGTCAGAATGGCGAAGGTTGCCCGGCCGGGAGAAATGGTTGTAGATATGTTCGCGGGTATAGGGCACTTAAGCCTTCCAATGGCCGTTCACGGCGGTGCCAGGGTCATCGCGATAGAGAAAAGCCCGTACACCTTCAAGTTTCTAGTGGAAAACATAGAGCTCAACGGCGTTTGGGACCGAATGACCGCTTACAACATAGACAACAGGGAATTCCCTGCAGAAAACGTGGCCGACAGGGTAATTATGGGGTACGTTGTAAGAACCCACGAGTTCATTCCCAAAGCTCTGAGCATAGCCAAGGATGGGGCGGTGATCCACTACCACAACACCGTCCCGGAGAGACTCATGCCAGAGGAGCCATTTAGGACATTTAGGGAGATTGCTCGTGAATATGGAGTCGAAGTAGAGAAGTTGAACGAACTGGTCATCAAACGCTATGCCCCGGGCGTGTGGCACGTTGTTGTAGACGTTAGAGTGTTCAAGTGA
- the trm10 gene encoding tRNA (guanine(9)-/adenine(9)-N1)-methyltransferase, translated as MKTLADVFRDALREKGIESIGTLSKRFRKSRNKLQDIAIEIVHGKGAIFRVPEKTAVAWDLNGNRVEGSYYAYAPLCMADKFEMVLSPEELRSKLPEWPYFIIDLQLWDKHTQKEKGKVCLQINQSYGLLRDYFTGRELAVTWANEEFRGMFHGPLDRITVYDGPTAEFLKEKGIDEVVLLDPWADKVLSEKDFEVRAFIIGGIVDTGHDKKLTPKIGEELERAGIKVRRRKIVLRGDVAGVPDRINRILGIILKMLVEGKSMDEAVYEFQEPLHARWRLRKELPKRATRYMVDGKTYRVVEKELFDEYSKWLKIRWEDFVKVLRELDLVALDRKRIHHLNKISNARIIKSKLYRVILLKKAAMLCYNC; from the coding sequence ATGAAGACCCTCGCGGACGTTTTCAGGGATGCATTGAGGGAGAAGGGCATAGAGAGCATCGGAACGCTCTCGAAGCGTTTTAGGAAATCCAGAAACAAGCTCCAGGACATTGCGATTGAGATAGTTCACGGCAAGGGCGCAATCTTCCGCGTCCCCGAGAAGACGGCAGTCGCGTGGGACCTGAACGGGAATCGCGTCGAGGGCTCTTACTATGCCTACGCACCCCTCTGCATGGCGGATAAGTTCGAGATGGTTCTCTCCCCCGAGGAGCTCCGCTCAAAACTTCCGGAGTGGCCCTACTTCATAATCGACCTCCAGCTCTGGGATAAACACACCCAGAAGGAAAAGGGCAAGGTCTGCCTCCAGATTAACCAGAGCTACGGCCTTCTGCGCGACTACTTCACGGGGCGAGAGCTGGCGGTAACGTGGGCGAACGAGGAGTTCCGAGGGATGTTCCACGGTCCCCTTGACAGGATTACAGTCTATGATGGTCCAACGGCCGAGTTTTTGAAGGAGAAGGGAATAGACGAGGTAGTTCTCCTCGACCCTTGGGCGGACAAGGTTCTGAGCGAGAAGGACTTTGAGGTCAGGGCCTTTATAATTGGCGGAATCGTTGACACAGGCCACGATAAAAAGCTGACCCCCAAAATTGGCGAGGAGCTTGAAAGGGCCGGAATAAAGGTTAGGCGAAGGAAGATAGTCCTCAGGGGCGACGTTGCGGGCGTTCCTGATAGAATAAACAGAATCCTTGGAATAATCCTCAAGATGCTCGTTGAGGGCAAGTCAATGGACGAGGCCGTTTACGAGTTCCAGGAACCGCTTCACGCACGCTGGCGCCTGAGGAAGGAGCTTCCGAAGAGGGCAACCCGCTACATGGTGGACGGGAAGACCTACCGCGTTGTCGAAAAGGAGCTGTTCGACGAGTACTCAAAGTGGCTCAAAATACGCTGGGAAGACTTTGTTAAAGTTCTCAGGGAGCTGGACTTGGTCGCGCTCGATAGAAAGAGGATTCATCACCTAAACAAGATTTCGAACGCGAGGATAATAAAGAGTAAGCTCTACCGCGTGATTTTGCTCAAAAAGGCCGCGATGCTCTGCTACAACTGCTGA
- a CDS encoding valine--tRNA ligase: MLPKNYDPNEIEPKWQKFWLDEKIYKYELDEKRPSYAIDTPPPFTSGTLHLGHVLSHTWIDIVARYKRMTGYNVLFPQGFDNHGLPTELKVEKEFGISKDEPEKFLQKCVEWTWQAIEAMRNQFIRIGYSADWDLEYHTMDDWYKAAVQKSLIEFYKKGLLYQAEHPVYWCPRCRTSLAKAEVGYVEEEGFLYYIKLPLADGSGYVPIATTRPELMPACVAVFVHPEDERYKDVVGKKVKLPIFEREVPVLADEDVDPSFGTGAVYNCTYGDEQDVVWQKRYNLPVIIAINEDGTMNENAGPYKGLKTEEARKKIAEDLEKMGLLYKKEKIRHRVLRHTERSSCMAPIELLPKKQWFIKVKDFTDEIVKVAKEINWYPEDMFLRLKDWAESMDWDWVISRQRVFGTPIPFWVCDNGEVILPDEKDLPVDPRFDKPPRKCSDGSEPKPVTDVLDCWVDSSITPLIITRWHEAIKGDGEAKRWFEHNFPTALRPQGTDIIRTWAFYTIFRTYMLTGQKPWKDILINGMVAGPDGRKMSKSYGNVVAPDEVIPKYGADALRLWTALAPPGEDHPFKWETVDYNFRFLQKVWNIYRFAERHLEDFDPAKAPEELEPLDRWILSRLHRLIKFATEEMERYRFNLLTRELITFVWHEVADDYIEMIKYRLYGDDEESKLKAKAALYELLYNVMLLLAPFVPHITEELYQNLFRERIGAKSVHLLDWPKFREDRIDEEAEKLGELAREIVGAIRRYKNSHGLALNAKLKHVAIYATDSYEALKAIEKDIAGTMNIERLEVIRGEPELEERITEIKPNFRTVGPRYGKLVPKITAYLKEHAEEVAKALKETGKVEFEVDGEKVELSKDDVVIRKAVFSEGEEVETAVVEDAVIVFF; the protein is encoded by the coding sequence ATGCTCCCGAAGAACTACGACCCGAACGAGATTGAGCCCAAGTGGCAGAAGTTCTGGCTCGATGAGAAAATCTACAAGTACGAGCTCGACGAGAAGAGGCCGAGCTACGCAATTGACACTCCGCCCCCGTTCACGAGCGGAACGCTCCACCTCGGTCACGTGCTCAGCCACACGTGGATCGACATCGTCGCGCGCTACAAGAGAATGACCGGCTACAACGTGCTCTTCCCGCAGGGCTTCGACAACCACGGGCTTCCAACGGAGCTCAAAGTGGAGAAGGAGTTCGGAATCAGCAAGGATGAACCGGAGAAGTTCCTCCAGAAGTGCGTTGAGTGGACCTGGCAGGCCATCGAAGCGATGCGCAACCAGTTCATCAGGATAGGCTATTCGGCAGACTGGGACCTTGAGTACCACACGATGGACGACTGGTATAAAGCGGCAGTTCAGAAGTCCCTCATCGAGTTCTACAAGAAGGGCCTCCTTTACCAGGCCGAGCACCCCGTTTACTGGTGCCCGCGCTGCAGGACGAGCCTTGCCAAGGCAGAGGTCGGCTACGTCGAGGAGGAAGGCTTCCTCTACTACATCAAGCTTCCCCTCGCTGACGGTTCCGGTTACGTGCCGATAGCCACCACGAGGCCCGAGCTTATGCCGGCCTGTGTGGCAGTTTTCGTCCACCCAGAGGACGAGCGCTACAAGGACGTCGTCGGCAAGAAGGTTAAACTGCCGATATTCGAGCGCGAGGTGCCCGTTTTAGCTGACGAGGACGTTGACCCAAGCTTTGGAACCGGAGCGGTCTACAACTGTACCTACGGTGACGAGCAGGACGTCGTCTGGCAGAAGCGCTACAACCTTCCCGTCATCATAGCCATCAACGAGGACGGCACCATGAACGAGAACGCCGGGCCTTACAAGGGTCTCAAGACTGAAGAGGCCAGAAAGAAGATTGCGGAAGACCTTGAGAAGATGGGTCTCCTCTACAAGAAGGAGAAGATAAGGCACCGTGTTCTCAGACACACCGAGAGGAGCTCCTGTATGGCCCCGATTGAGTTGCTCCCCAAGAAGCAGTGGTTCATCAAAGTGAAGGACTTCACGGACGAGATAGTCAAGGTCGCGAAGGAAATCAACTGGTATCCCGAGGACATGTTCCTCCGCCTAAAGGACTGGGCCGAGAGCATGGACTGGGACTGGGTCATAAGCAGGCAGAGGGTCTTCGGAACGCCAATTCCCTTCTGGGTCTGCGATAACGGTGAGGTAATTCTTCCCGACGAGAAAGACCTGCCCGTCGACCCGCGCTTTGACAAGCCTCCAAGGAAGTGCTCCGACGGAAGCGAGCCGAAGCCCGTCACAGATGTCCTTGACTGCTGGGTCGACTCGAGCATAACCCCGCTGATAATAACCAGGTGGCACGAGGCCATCAAGGGCGACGGGGAGGCCAAGCGCTGGTTCGAGCACAACTTCCCGACCGCGCTCAGGCCACAGGGAACCGACATCATAAGGACGTGGGCCTTCTACACGATATTCAGGACCTACATGCTCACCGGCCAGAAGCCCTGGAAGGACATCCTCATCAACGGAATGGTCGCCGGGCCCGATGGAAGGAAGATGAGCAAGAGCTACGGCAACGTCGTAGCGCCAGACGAGGTCATTCCGAAGTACGGCGCCGATGCCCTGAGGCTCTGGACTGCTTTAGCGCCGCCTGGAGAGGACCACCCGTTCAAGTGGGAGACGGTTGACTACAACTTCAGGTTTTTGCAGAAGGTCTGGAACATCTACCGCTTCGCCGAGAGACACTTAGAGGACTTCGACCCGGCCAAAGCTCCCGAGGAGCTCGAACCGCTCGACCGCTGGATTCTCAGCAGGCTCCACAGGCTCATCAAGTTCGCCACGGAGGAGATGGAGCGCTACCGCTTCAACCTGCTCACGCGCGAGCTGATAACCTTCGTCTGGCACGAGGTGGCAGATGATTACATCGAGATGATTAAGTACCGCCTCTACGGCGACGATGAGGAGAGCAAGCTCAAGGCTAAAGCGGCGCTCTACGAGCTCCTCTACAACGTGATGCTCCTGCTCGCTCCGTTCGTCCCGCACATCACCGAGGAGCTCTACCAGAACCTCTTCCGCGAGCGGATTGGCGCTAAAAGCGTCCACCTCCTCGACTGGCCGAAGTTCAGGGAGGACAGAATTGATGAAGAGGCCGAGAAGCTCGGCGAGCTTGCGAGGGAAATAGTAGGCGCAATAAGGCGCTACAAGAACTCTCACGGCCTCGCTCTCAACGCCAAGCTCAAGCACGTGGCCATCTATGCAACAGACTCCTATGAGGCCCTGAAGGCCATCGAGAAGGACATCGCGGGAACCATGAACATCGAGAGGCTTGAGGTCATCAGGGGCGAGCCTGAGCTCGAGGAGCGCATCACCGAGATAAAGCCCAACTTCAGGACAGTCGGTCCGCGCTACGGCAAGCTCGTTCCGAAGATTACCGCCTACCTCAAGGAGCACGCAGAGGAGGTAGCGAAGGCCCTCAAGGAGACCGGAAAGGTCGAGTTCGAGGTTGATGGAGAAAAGGTCGAGCTGAGCAAAGACGACGTCGTCATCAGGAAGGCCGTGTTCAGCGAGGGTGAAGAGGTCGAGACTGCCGTTGTTGAGGACGCGGTTATAGTGTTCTTCTGA
- a CDS encoding PEGA domain-containing protein, with amino-acid sequence MKSKKGFKEIWRRKLQALPLMLLLLGGIIGFGANAGFVSASESTGFFWAATYTAERSEALSLAYSDSGLAFIGWLNGAGVDHSSAWIVKVNDDGSIAWQKAATGNYGFNDIEATGDGYIAVGWANGAEISQNDAWLVKFDEDGNVVWQKAIGGDGDQKAVAVSGDAFVGTYNGFPWIVTFDENGSVNWEAVLKGEGSYGFTNVLKDYKYYYAVGWLNGAPLVVKFKGDGSKTYWQNVIETSGKAVAIAPAKKGTVTAVITSDGSLLVKFDYFGHLKWEKLYRGVQIRALYRDGDYIIAAGEMGGKTLVMKLDGDGNVIKAVTYGSGAFNGLALGDEKAFLAGVMSDNALAMAVPAGDLTIPSCELVAPVDITGEDVNLSVNSAHLILSPVESSVVETNAEFINTTAEFSSLKAIAPVLSVSDPEGDDHGPGTYTYPTDPVFNRTGLFDITGMDVYETPNDYVFYFHFKNLGDNQWNGPNGFSYQIIEAYFDFKDGGNTSAIKLADNGPGANVQFNRPWDLAFRVTGWTSKLVLPNMSTVDIEANADLSTNTIIVKVPREYLNFTEDTFYAVLVGSQDGYGVDEWRDVQVEAAQWRVGGGDSDAIIAGVAPRVMDLLVPEWFHPTQEEQLSGYDAKDKKLATVDMIPVSENYGFLTVISTPSGAEVSIDGESVGTTPLKYYLVPAGEHNVTVSMRNYHEYKETVTVEPKEVTLVNATLEVLKGKLTITSEPTNATVIIDGNEVGKTPLENYTLPVGLHQVIVKMPGYKDEVFNVSIQAGKLLTFHVELSPKTGMITINSNPSGAEVYIDGQKVGETPLEHYVLPIGLHQVLIKKEGYKDEVFNVSIQEGKELTFNVELSPKTGMITITTDPSGAEVYIDGQKVGETPLEQYVLTVGKHTIVIKKEGYKEETHEITVEAGKELKLNYKLTPLHTTTTTTTTTTTTTTTSKGGGGTKICGPAALIGLAIIPLLLRRRK; translated from the coding sequence GTGAAATCCAAGAAGGGATTTAAAGAGATTTGGCGCAGGAAATTACAAGCGCTTCCGCTGATGCTTCTGCTGCTTGGAGGTATTATAGGGTTCGGAGCGAATGCCGGATTCGTCAGTGCCTCAGAATCAACGGGTTTCTTCTGGGCCGCCACGTACACGGCCGAAAGGAGCGAAGCACTTTCACTGGCTTACTCTGATTCCGGCCTGGCTTTCATTGGCTGGCTCAACGGAGCCGGGGTTGACCACTCAAGCGCATGGATAGTTAAGGTCAACGACGATGGAAGCATAGCCTGGCAGAAGGCTGCAACGGGCAACTACGGCTTCAACGATATTGAAGCCACCGGAGATGGATACATAGCCGTTGGATGGGCCAACGGGGCTGAGATCTCCCAGAACGATGCCTGGCTCGTCAAGTTCGACGAGGATGGAAACGTGGTGTGGCAGAAGGCCATCGGCGGCGATGGAGACCAGAAGGCAGTCGCCGTTTCCGGAGACGCGTTCGTTGGAACCTACAACGGGTTCCCGTGGATCGTCACCTTCGACGAGAACGGAAGCGTTAACTGGGAGGCCGTTCTTAAGGGCGAGGGAAGCTACGGCTTCACAAACGTTCTCAAGGACTACAAATACTACTACGCCGTCGGCTGGCTCAACGGCGCCCCTCTCGTCGTTAAGTTCAAGGGAGACGGGAGCAAGACATACTGGCAGAACGTCATAGAAACCAGCGGAAAAGCCGTTGCAATAGCCCCCGCGAAAAAGGGGACCGTAACCGCTGTCATAACCAGTGATGGAAGCCTGCTCGTCAAGTTTGATTACTTCGGACACCTCAAGTGGGAGAAGCTCTACAGAGGAGTTCAGATAAGGGCCCTCTACAGGGACGGCGACTACATCATTGCCGCAGGCGAGATGGGCGGAAAAACACTGGTCATGAAGCTTGATGGAGACGGAAACGTCATAAAGGCCGTAACCTATGGCAGCGGGGCCTTCAACGGGCTTGCACTTGGCGATGAGAAGGCCTTCCTCGCGGGAGTGATGAGCGACAACGCCCTCGCCATGGCCGTTCCCGCAGGCGATCTCACCATACCGTCCTGCGAACTTGTTGCTCCGGTCGATATAACTGGTGAGGATGTCAACCTGAGCGTTAACAGCGCCCACCTGATCCTCAGCCCGGTTGAGTCGAGTGTCGTTGAAACTAACGCCGAGTTCATAAACACTACGGCGGAGTTCAGCTCCCTGAAGGCGATAGCGCCGGTTCTCAGCGTTTCTGACCCAGAGGGTGACGATCACGGTCCGGGAACCTACACCTACCCGACTGATCCAGTCTTCAACAGGACCGGACTCTTCGACATAACCGGAATGGACGTTTACGAGACTCCAAACGACTACGTATTCTACTTCCACTTCAAGAACCTCGGTGACAACCAGTGGAACGGGCCGAACGGCTTCAGCTACCAGATAATCGAAGCTTACTTCGACTTCAAGGACGGAGGCAACACCTCAGCCATCAAACTGGCCGACAACGGGCCCGGAGCGAACGTACAGTTCAACAGGCCGTGGGATCTCGCCTTTAGAGTAACCGGCTGGACGTCAAAGCTCGTCCTTCCAAACATGAGCACCGTTGACATTGAAGCCAATGCCGACCTCTCCACCAACACCATTATCGTCAAAGTTCCGAGAGAGTATCTTAATTTCACTGAGGACACATTCTACGCCGTTCTCGTTGGCAGCCAGGACGGTTACGGTGTTGATGAGTGGCGTGATGTTCAAGTTGAGGCTGCACAGTGGAGGGTTGGTGGCGGTGACTCTGACGCTATCATAGCCGGCGTCGCCCCACGCGTCATGGACCTCCTCGTTCCAGAGTGGTTCCACCCAACCCAGGAAGAACAGCTCAGCGGCTACGACGCCAAGGACAAGAAGCTTGCCACCGTTGACATGATACCCGTCTCAGAGAACTACGGCTTCCTCACGGTCATTTCAACCCCGAGCGGTGCCGAAGTCAGCATTGATGGGGAGAGCGTTGGAACCACGCCCCTCAAGTACTACCTCGTCCCAGCTGGCGAGCACAACGTAACCGTGAGCATGCGCAACTATCATGAGTACAAGGAGACCGTAACAGTTGAGCCCAAGGAAGTCACCCTTGTAAACGCCACACTGGAGGTACTCAAAGGCAAACTCACAATAACCAGCGAGCCCACGAACGCAACGGTGATAATCGACGGTAATGAGGTCGGTAAGACTCCGCTCGAGAACTACACCCTGCCCGTTGGCCTGCACCAGGTCATAGTCAAGATGCCCGGCTACAAGGATGAGGTCTTCAACGTCTCAATCCAGGCTGGAAAGCTCCTGACATTCCACGTCGAGCTCTCACCGAAGACCGGAATGATAACGATCAACAGCAACCCGAGTGGAGCTGAAGTCTACATCGACGGTCAGAAGGTTGGTGAAACCCCGCTCGAGCACTACGTCCTACCGATCGGTTTACACCAGGTTCTCATCAAGAAGGAGGGCTATAAGGATGAAGTATTCAACGTCTCAATCCAGGAGGGTAAGGAGCTCACCTTCAACGTTGAGCTCTCACCGAAGACAGGAATGATAACAATAACTACCGATCCAAGCGGGGCCGAGGTCTACATTGACGGTCAGAAAGTCGGGGAGACTCCGCTCGAGCAGTATGTTCTGACCGTTGGCAAACACACGATCGTCATCAAGAAGGAGGGTTACAAGGAGGAGACCCACGAGATAACAGTTGAGGCAGGAAAGGAGCTCAAGCTCAACTACAAGCTCACCCCGCTCCACACGACCACCACGACTACTACGACCACTACTACGACTACGACGACTTCTAAGGGCGGTGGAGGCACCAAGATCTGCGGTCCAGCGGCCCTCATAGGCCTCGCAATAATCCCACTCCTCCTCAGGAGGAGAAAGTGA
- a CDS encoding redox-regulated ATPase YchF: MEIGVVGKPNVGKSTFFSAATLVDVDIANYPFTTIDANVGVSYAIAEHPCRELGCKPNPQNYEYREGKALIPIKMIDVAGLVPGAHEGRGLGNKFLDDLRMASALIHVIDATGKTDAEGQPTDYHDPVEDIEFLEREIDYWIYGILKKGWEKFAKRIKLQHMKLEQAIADHLSGIGVTEEDVWEALHKVGLPSDPTKWSDEDLLSFVRELRKINKPIIIAANKADAASDEGIKRLIEEGKKRGYIVVPTSAAAELTLRKAAKAGFIEYIPGSSDFKILKKMNPKQEKALELIKEKVLDRFGSTGVQEVINRAVFELLNLIPVYPVQDENKLTDQFGNVLPHVYLLPKGSTPRDLAYKVHTDLGRTFLYAVNARTKRRVGEDYELQFNDIIKIVATAR, encoded by the coding sequence ATGGAGATAGGTGTCGTTGGAAAGCCAAACGTGGGGAAGTCAACGTTCTTCTCGGCTGCAACGCTCGTTGACGTTGACATAGCGAACTACCCCTTCACGACCATCGACGCCAACGTCGGCGTGAGCTATGCCATAGCGGAGCACCCCTGCAGGGAGCTCGGCTGTAAGCCAAACCCCCAGAACTACGAGTACCGCGAGGGGAAGGCCCTGATTCCGATAAAGATGATTGACGTTGCCGGTCTCGTCCCCGGAGCTCATGAAGGGCGCGGACTGGGCAACAAGTTCCTTGACGACCTCAGGATGGCTTCAGCTCTAATACACGTCATAGATGCCACCGGAAAGACCGACGCCGAGGGTCAGCCAACGGATTACCACGACCCCGTTGAGGACATCGAGTTCCTCGAGAGGGAGATAGACTACTGGATTTACGGAATCCTCAAGAAGGGCTGGGAGAAGTTCGCGAAGAGGATTAAGCTCCAGCACATGAAATTAGAACAGGCAATCGCCGACCACCTCTCCGGAATCGGAGTAACCGAGGAGGACGTCTGGGAGGCCCTTCACAAGGTGGGACTCCCAAGCGACCCGACCAAGTGGAGCGACGAGGATTTGCTCTCGTTCGTCCGCGAGCTGAGAAAAATAAACAAACCGATAATAATAGCCGCGAACAAGGCCGACGCGGCAAGCGACGAGGGAATCAAGAGGCTCATCGAGGAGGGAAAGAAGAGGGGCTACATCGTCGTTCCCACTTCTGCCGCCGCGGAGCTGACCCTCAGGAAGGCGGCAAAGGCGGGCTTCATCGAGTACATTCCGGGCTCGAGCGATTTCAAGATTCTCAAGAAGATGAACCCCAAGCAGGAAAAAGCTCTGGAGCTGATTAAGGAGAAAGTCCTCGACCGCTTCGGCTCGACCGGCGTCCAGGAGGTCATAAACAGGGCCGTCTTCGAGCTGCTCAACCTAATTCCGGTTTATCCCGTTCAGGACGAGAACAAGCTCACCGACCAGTTCGGCAACGTCCTACCGCACGTCTACCTGCTCCCGAAGGGCTCGACGCCGAGGGATCTGGCCTATAAGGTCCACACCGACCTCGGAAGGACTTTCCTCTACGCGGTGAATGCCAGAACGAAGAGGCGCGTTGGGGAGGACTACGAGCTTCAGTTCAACGACATCATAAAAATCGTCGCAACGGCTAGGTGA
- the prf1 gene encoding peptide chain release factor aRF-1: protein MSHKSAEMYELKKKVEELKKYRGRATELVSLYIPAGYDINKVMQQLREEYGTAQNIKSKSTRKNVLGALERAMQHLKLYRKTPENGLALFVGNVSEQEGVSDIRLWAIVPPEPLKVRLYRCDQTFVTEPLEEMLRVKDAYGLITVEKNEATIGLLRGKRIEVIDELTSNVPGKTRAGGQSARRYERIREQETHEFMKRIGEHANKAFLPLLEKGELRGIIIGGPGPTKEEFVEGDYLHHELRKKVIGVVDISYHGEYGLRELVEKASDILRDHEAVKERKLIQDFFKHLVKDTGMITYGEKEVRQALELGAVDTLLISEGYDKVRVRAKCNNCGWSEEKTMSEQEFHVYKKKLTHCPKCGSQNITFEKWDVAEELIKMAEEAGSNVEIISLDTEEGQQFYKAFGGLGAFLRYKIH, encoded by the coding sequence ATGTCTCACAAGTCAGCGGAAATGTACGAGCTCAAAAAGAAGGTTGAGGAGCTGAAGAAGTATCGAGGTCGAGCGACCGAACTCGTCAGCCTTTACATTCCAGCGGGCTACGACATAAACAAGGTCATGCAGCAGTTGCGAGAGGAGTACGGAACGGCCCAGAACATCAAGAGCAAGTCCACCCGAAAGAACGTTTTGGGAGCGCTTGAAAGGGCGATGCAGCACCTCAAGCTCTACCGCAAGACCCCGGAGAATGGCCTCGCTTTGTTCGTCGGCAACGTCAGCGAGCAGGAAGGAGTGAGCGACATAAGGCTCTGGGCCATAGTCCCGCCTGAACCGCTCAAGGTCCGCCTTTATCGATGTGACCAGACCTTCGTCACCGAACCGCTCGAGGAGATGCTCCGCGTTAAAGATGCGTACGGCCTCATAACCGTGGAGAAGAACGAGGCGACGATAGGCCTCCTTAGGGGCAAGAGGATTGAGGTCATAGACGAGCTCACCTCGAACGTCCCGGGAAAGACGAGGGCTGGTGGTCAGTCGGCGAGGCGTTACGAGAGGATTCGCGAGCAGGAAACTCACGAGTTCATGAAGCGCATCGGCGAGCACGCCAACAAGGCCTTTCTCCCGCTCCTTGAGAAGGGTGAGCTGAGGGGAATCATCATCGGCGGCCCCGGGCCGACCAAGGAGGAGTTCGTTGAAGGCGATTACCTTCACCACGAGCTGAGGAAGAAGGTCATCGGCGTCGTCGACATAAGCTACCACGGCGAGTACGGCCTAAGGGAGCTCGTCGAGAAGGCCAGCGACATACTCAGGGATCACGAGGCCGTAAAGGAGAGGAAGCTCATCCAGGACTTCTTCAAGCACCTCGTCAAGGACACGGGGATGATAACCTACGGTGAGAAAGAAGTCAGGCAAGCGCTTGAGCTCGGCGCCGTTGACACGCTCCTCATCAGTGAGGGCTACGATAAGGTCCGCGTCAGGGCAAAGTGCAACAACTGTGGCTGGAGCGAGGAGAAGACGATGAGCGAGCAGGAATTCCACGTCTACAAGAAGAAGCTGACCCACTGTCCCAAGTGTGGCAGTCAGAACATAACCTTCGAGAAGTGGGACGTCGCGGAGGAGCTCATCAAGATGGCAGAGGAAGCCGGTTCAAACGTGGAGATAATTTCCCTCGACACCGAGGAGGGACAGCAGTTCTACAAGGCCTTTGGCGGGCTTGGAGCGTTTCTGAGGTACAAGATTCACTGA
- a CDS encoding DUF5646 family protein — protein sequence MERVRDVNVRYVMEELERLKVEIQRLEAMLVPIVRGEVSDEELDKIEREARDFKEENWIDADELERILEEDS from the coding sequence ATGGAGCGGGTAAGAGATGTCAACGTGCGTTACGTTATGGAAGAGCTTGAGCGCCTGAAGGTGGAAATCCAGCGTCTTGAGGCTATGCTGGTTCCCATTGTGAGGGGTGAAGTATCCGATGAAGAACTTGATAAGATAGAAAGAGAAGCAAGAGATTTCAAGGAAGAGAACTGGATTGACGCGGACGAGCTTGAGCGGATTCTGGAGGAAGACTCATGA